A region of the Acidobacteriota bacterium genome:
ACACGCGATCCCGATTTCGGCGCGCTCCCCGCCGCGACGCCGCCGGCGATCCGGCGCCTCCTGCGACGCTGCCTTCAGCGGAACCCGAACGATCGCCTCCACGACATCGCCGACGCGCGGATCGTTCTCGACGACGCACTCCGCGGCGCGCCGGACGAGGCGATCGTCGCGGGCGCGCCCGGCCGGCTCCCGCGGACCGCATGGATGATCGCCGCCGGCCTCGCCGTCGCCCTCGGCATCGGGGCCGCCGCGGGGTGGATGCTCAGGCGGCCCGCGACGTCCGATGCCGCGCCCGGCGCGCGGTGGACGCTCGCGATCCCCGACGGCCTGACGCTGTCGACCACCGAGTCCCCTCAGATCGCGATGTCCGAGGACGGGAGGATCCAGGTCGCCGTCGTGATCGGCCCGGACTCCATCCCGCGACTCCTCATTCGCGATCGCGACGAGTTCGAGCCCAGAGTCCTCGCGGAGTCGGAGCACGCGTCCTGTCCCTTCCTGTCTCCCGACGGCGAGTGGATCGCTTTCACGCGCGACGCCGCTCTGTTCAAGATCTCCACCGGGGGAGGGCCGCCGGTCCGGCTGACGAAGACTTCGGGGCAGTTCCGCGGCGGCACGTGGAGCCGCGACGGCTTCATCTATCTCGCCCGGGACTCGAACACGGCGCTCGTGCGCGTTCCGGCGAGCGGCGGGGACGACGCCCGGGAGGTGACCCGGCTCGATGACGGGCGCGACGAGCGCACGCATCGATGGCCCCACGCCCTCCCCGACGGCAGCGCGGTTCTCTTCACGTGCGACACGCAGGCGTCGAGCGAGTTCTACGACGACGCCCGCATCGAGGCGGTGCGGCCAGCGACCGGGGAGCGCAAGGTGATCCTCGAGGGATCGAGTGAAGCGTGGTACGCCCCGGGCGGCTACCTCCTCTTCGCGCGCGGGGGATCCATCTTCGCCGTGCCGTTTGACCTCCGATCGCTGGAGGTGCGGGGGACCCCGGCTCAAGTGGCGCAGGGGGTCGCGACCGACGTCTCCACCGGGGCGGTGCAGTTTGCCGCAGCGCAGAGCGGGGTCGCGACGTGGATACCGGGGATTGCGGTCCTCTCGTACGGGGTCGTCTGGATCGATCGGAAAGGCACCGAGACGATTGTGCCCCTCCCTCCCGCCCCGTACAGCCAGCTCGCCCTCTCGCCCGACGGCCACCGGCTGGCGCTCGTCGGCGGTCAGGGAGGCGTCTCGGACCTCTGGGTCGCGGATCTCGATCGCGGCGGGATCACACGCCTCACCTTCGGCGAGTTCATCGTCGGCCCGGTCTGGAGCCCGGACGGCTCGCGCGTCGCGTTCGGCCTGCGGCTCCAGAAGCGGAACGACAATGCGTGGCGGATCGAGTGGAAGCCGGCGGACGGAAGCCGCGACGCGGAGGTGCTGTTCGAAGGGTCCCGGATCCATGTTCCGACTTCCTTCTCCCTCGACGGACGGACCCTTCTCTTCGACGCGGTGTCGAAGGACGCCGTGACGAAGGACATCCTTGCGCTCGAGATGGGCGGAACCCACGCTTCCCGCCCGATCGTGGCCGGGCCCTTTCAGAAAAACGCGGGGGTGATCTCGCCCGACGGCCGGTGGCTGGCCTACGTCTCCGACGAGGGGGGACAGCCAAGCGTCTTCGTGCGTCCGTTTCCCGGCGGGGACGGCCGGTGGCAGATCTCGACGCCTCTCGGCGACGAGCCCCGATGGGGCCGGGACAGCCGGGAGCTTTTCTACCGAGCCGACGGGGTGATCTACCGGGTGCCGGTCGAGACCGCCCGGGGCTTCTCGGCCGGCCGGCCCGAGCGGTTCGTGGATCGCGTGGCCAAGGGGATCGTGCCGTACACGTACTCGATCGCCGGCGACGGCACCCGAATACTCACCTTCCGGACCCCGAAGGAGGGCGGGTCGGTGCGCACGATCTACTTCGATGCGGGGTTCGCCGCGCGGATCGGCGCCCTCGCGGGGGAGAGGAAGTAGCGGGCCGGGCCGAATCAAGAAAGCGCTGCCAGGAGGGTCAATCGTTCCGCCCATCCCACGGCCGGACGGCGTGGAACCTGTTGCCGCGGGCGCCCCTTGGGCGTATCGTCAGGGCTCACATCCATCCCGCAGGAGGAGTGTCTTCATGCTGCAGAAGTCCATCCGTGCGATCGAATCGCTCACGCTCGTCGCGGTCCTGCTCGTCCTGTCGGTCGCCGCGGCCGACGCGAAGCCGAAATCGACGACCCTTGCCGGCCACTCCGCCGAAGCGCGCTTCAAGCACTCGCTCCCGCGCCTCAGGTACTGGAATCAGGTGGCTGTCGACGCGAGCGGCATCGATCACATGCCGGGGCAGGCCGGTGAGCAGCTCGGTCCGGGTCGCGCGAGCCGCGCGATGGCCATCGTCCACATCGCGATTTTCGACGCGGTGAACGCGATCGCGGGGGCCTTCGAGCCGTACGGCGATGTCCCGCGGGCGAAGCCGGGTGCCTCGATGGACGCGGCGATTGCAACCGCCGCCCACGACGCCCTGATCGGCGTATTCCCCGCGCAGACGTCGCGGCTCGACGACCTCTACGACGCCGACATGAAGGGAGTGCGCGCGGAAGGGGGTCGCCCGGTCGCCGACGGCCTCGCTGCCGGCCATCGCGCCGCCGCCGAGATTCTCGCGCGCCGCACGGGGGACGGCTCGGAAACCCCGGAGCCGATCATCGGCGTGAGCTGGACGACGAGCAACGACCCGGGCCGGTGGCGCATGGATCCGATCAGCCTGAAGCCGGTCGCGCTCGGCGCGCACTGGGGGGACGTGAAGCCTTTCGTCCTCACCTCGTCCGACCAGTTCCGCGTCCCGCCGCCACCGGCGCTCGACAGCGCGGAGTACACCGCCGCCTACAACGAGGCGAAGGCGATCGGCGGCGACGGCGTCGTGACGCCCACGATCCGCACGCCGGAGCAGACCGTCATCGGGACGTACTGGGCGTACGACGGCACGCCGAGCCTCTGCGCCCCGCCGCGCCTCTACAACCAGATCACGATGAAGATCGCGGAGCAGATGCACACGGACCTCGTCGATCTCGCGCGCCTCCTGGCTCTCGTGAACACGTCGATGGCCGACGCGGGGATCTCGGTGTGGGAGTCGAAGTACTACTACGATTTCTGGCGCCCCGTGACGGGGATCCGTGAGTCGGATCCGGGAACCGGGCCGACCGGGCTCGGTGACGGGAACGCGGACACGATCGGCGATCCGACGTACGTCCCGTTGTGCGCGCCCGCGAGCAACCTCGCGGGACCGAACTTCACCCCGCCGTTCCCCGCGTACCCGTCCGGCCACGCGGGATTCGGCGGCGCGCTCTTCGAGACGCTGCGGAACTTCTACGGCACGGATGCGATCCCCTTCTCGTTCGTCTCGGACGAGTTCAACGGCGTCACGACCGACAACGCGGGAAACGTGAGGCCGATCATCAGCCGCTCGTTCTCCACCCTGTCACAGGCCGAGGACGAGAACGGCCAGAGCCGCATCTACCTCGGCATCCACTGGCGCTTCGACAAGGTGGAGGGGATCCACCAGGGGAACATGGTCGCCGACTACGTGTTCGATCACGCGTTCCTGCCGGTCGCCGCAGGAAGCGCGAAGGCGAAGCACAAGTAGGATCCGCCGGTCTACACTCTCTAACGCACCGGGCGGTGGTTCGCGGCGCCCGGCAGGGAGGGGTGCATGCACCGACGCGGCATCGCGGTCCTCGATTTCGGCGGGCAGTACGCCCATCTGATCGCCACGAAGGTCCGCTCGCGCGGCGTCCACGCCGAGATCCGCGAGCCCGACGATCCCGTCGACACGTTTCGCGGCTACCGGGGGATCATCCTCTCCGGGAGCCCCTCCCTCAGCGCGCACGACGAGGACTCGGGGTGGAGCCGCGGCGTCCTCGATCTCGGCATCCCCATCCTCGGATTCTGCTTCGGCCACCAGGAGATCGCGAAGCACGGCGGCGGATCGGTCGAGCATACGCGACGCGAGTACGGCGCGGCGACGCTCCACGTCACGCAAGGCTCGCCTCTCTTCGACGGTCTGAAGCGCGAGGAGGTCGTCTGGATGAGCCACGGCGACACCGTGACCCGCCTCGCGGGAGGGTTCGAGGAGATCGGCTATTCGACCGGCGGCGCGGCTCGGTCGCACGATCACCGGAACGCGGCGATCGCGAACGAGGCCCTGAGGCAGTACGGCCTCCAGTTCCACCCGGAGGTCGACGACACCCCCTGCGGCGCCCGGATCCTCGAAAACTTCGCGGTGACGATCTGCGGGGCCGCGCGCGACTGGGCGGTGGGGGACCAGGTGAAAGAGCGCGCCGCCGCGCTCCGCCGCGAGGTGGGAGATCGCGCCGTCCTCCTCCTGGCGTCGGGGGGCGTCGACTCGACGGTCTGCGCGAAGCTCTTCGAGCGGGCGATCAGCGCGTCGAAGCTCAGGCTCCTCCACATCGACAACGGCCTCATGAGGAAGGACGAGAGCGCGGGAGTCGTCGCGGCCCTGAAGTCCCTGGGGCTGGGCCCGTCCCTGACGCACGTCGACGCGTCGGCCGAGTTCCTCGGCGCGATCGAGGGGCTCGACGACCCGGAGAAGAAGAGGAAGGCGATCGGGGACACCTTCGTGAAGGTCTTCGAGCGCGAGGCGGGAAAACTGGGCCTCGGCGATGTCCTCCTCGGGCAGGGGACGATCTACCCCGACACGATCGAGACGGGGGGCACGAAGCGCGCCGACGTGATCAAGACGCACCACAACCGCGTGCCGATCATCCAGGAGATGATGCGGGCCGGGAAGGTGGTCGAGCCCCTCAAGGATCTCTACAAGGTCGAGGTGAGGGAGCTGGGACGGGCGCTCGGCCTCGATCCGGCGAGCGTCGATCGCCACCCGTTCCCGGGCCCGGGTCTCGGCATCCGCGTCGCGGCCGCGCGCGAGGTCCCCGGCGATTACGACGAGCCCGGATTGCGGAAGGGGATCGACGAGGTCCTTCGCGGCACCGGCCTCTCGGGCCTTCCGCTCCCCGTGCGGTCGGTCGGCGTGAAGGCCGACCTCCGGAGCTACGAGCACCCCGTGATGCTGACGGGACCCTTCCCCGGATGGGATCGGCTCACGGCCGTCGCGACGAGCCTCGCGAAGACGGTCCACGGCCTCAACCGGTGCCTCTTCGAGCTCTCCGGGCGCGCGCCGAAGACGGCCCGCCTCGTCCCGGCGACCGTCACGCGCCGCCGCCTCGATCTCCTGCGCGAGATCGACGCGATCGTGATGGGCGCCCTCGAGCGGCACGACCTCATGCGCGAGGTCTGGCAGTGCCCGACGGTCCTCGTTCCCGTCTCGCTCGACGGGCGCGGCCAGGAGCTGGTGGTAATTCGCCCCGTCCACTCCGAGCGGGCGATGACGGCGCGCCCCGCCTGGGTCGGCGAGGCCTGCGCCGCCGAGATCACGAAGGCGATCCTCGCGTTCGAGCCCGTGGGCGCGGTGGCGATCGACGCGACGACGAAGCCCCCCGCAACGATCGAGTGGGAGTGATCGGGCGACGGGCGGTGAGCCGATGGGCGGCGGCACTCCTGTTGCTGGCCTCGGCGGCACCGGCGTCTGCGCGAGGCGGCGATTCCTGCAAGTGGGTCGAGTCCGAATCCGGCGACTTCTGGTGCAACGAGCGGTACCTGTATCCGGATCCGAACGCGGACACGGATGCCCTGAGGCGGCTGGAGGTCGCGAGGCGAGGCTATCTCTACGCCCTCGCGGCCGCCCTCGTCATGCAGAAGCCCGAGGAGGTCTGCCACCGGTTCGCCGCGCCGGCGCGCCTCGTCGAGGTTCGACCCCGCCCGGACTCGGCGCTCTCCGGGTTCGAGGCGACGACGTTCGAGGTGCGATCGAGAGTCGATCCGAACGACGTCGAGGAGGTCGTCGTCGCCTTCGCGGGAACCGACGAGCTTCGAGACTGGGCGGCGGATCTGGGGATGTCCGACCGGCAGTACGACGAGGCCTCCAGCTACACGTCGGCCGTGGCGAAAGCCCACCCCGGCAAGCGCCTCGTCGTGACGGGGTACTCCCTCGGAGGCGCGCTCGCCCTGCACGTCCTGAACGACGAGAGGACGTCGCCACTCATCGCCGAGTGCTGGGCGCTGAACCCGAGCCCTCTGACCCACGCCGCCGTTCGTTTCGATTCGAGGATCTGGCTGGCGTCGTCACAGCGGGACATCCTGAAGTTCGTCCGGCTCAACCACCTGGGGGCGCCTGAGGCCCAGAGCGCCACGGGGTACGACCTCGTGCCCACCCGTCACCTCGACGCCCACCTCCACTGGGTGCTCCTCCGGAACATCCTCTGGGAAGCCGATCTCGCGCTCCAGGATCCGGGCGATCGGACGAGGAGCACCGAGCCGCTGGAGATACTGAACAAGTCGACCTTCGCGGCGTGCCGCAGGACGGGCAAATGAGCGCGCCGCGGGACCGGCGAGGGGGACGCCGTTCACGCGCGACATGCGCCGCGCGTCAGGTTCGAGCCGTCAGCCCGCGTCTACGGGCAGGGAGCCGCGTTCGGTCGTGCGACGCCGTGGCTGTCGGTGCCGATCGACCCCTCGCCGAAGGACGTCTTCGCCGTGACCAGGAAGTAGTACGACCCGGTGTCCTCGGGAAGCGCGGCCGAGGCGGCCGGGAGCCCCGAGGCGAAGCACGCGTGGTCGAAGACGCCGCCGTGGAGCGACGCGAGCGTCCCCCGATACACGTTGAAGGTCGCTCCGGTGACGTCCTGCCACGCGAAGCTCAGCGTGCCGGTTGAGCGCGACACCGTCACCCCCGACCCCCCGAGGAACCCCGACGCGACTTCGGGGGTGCCGACGGTGAGGCTCGCGGGGATCACGCGGAGCGTCTCGTCGATCGGGTTCTCGTCCTTCGCGCCAAGGCCGGCATCGGGATCGTTGACGAGCGCCGTCGCGGAGGCGTCGAACCCGAGGGGGATCGACCCGGTGGCGGCGGGGAGAAGCGTGAACGTCGCGACGGCGACGAGATCTCCAGGCGGCGGCCCGTTCAGCCGGAACGGGACGTCGCCGCCGAAGGAGACTGCGTACGTCTTGCGGCCCGTGATGAGATCGGGAAGGGGATCGCTCTCGCTCAGCACCGGCAGCGCCGCCGTGATGCCGGCGCGCCTCACCCTCACGTCCGTCACCTGCGCGGCGTTGAAGGTCAGTCCAAGGTCGAGCCCGCGCGCCCGGTTCCCGGCGACGGGGTCGTTGACGTTGAGCGCGCTCGCGGACTGATCGCGCACGAAGATCGGCAGCTCGATCCCGGAGGGG
Encoded here:
- a CDS encoding serine/threonine-protein kinase is translated as MDVKPGTRLGLYEVVAPLGAGGMGEVYRATDARLGREVALKMLPEAFSAEPERLARLEREARLLASLNHPGIAHLYGFETATLDDGRSVHFLVMELAAGEDLLERLKRGAIPVHDALEIAKQIAEGLEAAHENGIVHRDLKPANIRVTPDGKVKVLDFGLAKAYASDPGGGRGGSGDLSQSPTLALAGTMAGVILGTAAYMSPEQARGKAVDKRADIWAFGVVLIEMLTGKRLFSGETVSDTLAAVLTRDPDFGALPAATPPAIRRLLRRCLQRNPNDRLHDIADARIVLDDALRGAPDEAIVAGAPGRLPRTAWMIAAGLAVALGIGAAAGWMLRRPATSDAAPGARWTLAIPDGLTLSTTESPQIAMSEDGRIQVAVVIGPDSIPRLLIRDRDEFEPRVLAESEHASCPFLSPDGEWIAFTRDAALFKISTGGGPPVRLTKTSGQFRGGTWSRDGFIYLARDSNTALVRVPASGGDDAREVTRLDDGRDERTHRWPHALPDGSAVLFTCDTQASSEFYDDARIEAVRPATGERKVILEGSSEAWYAPGGYLLFARGGSIFAVPFDLRSLEVRGTPAQVAQGVATDVSTGAVQFAAAQSGVATWIPGIAVLSYGVVWIDRKGTETIVPLPPAPYSQLALSPDGHRLALVGGQGGVSDLWVADLDRGGITRLTFGEFIVGPVWSPDGSRVAFGLRLQKRNDNAWRIEWKPADGSRDAEVLFEGSRIHVPTSFSLDGRTLLFDAVSKDAVTKDILALEMGGTHASRPIVAGPFQKNAGVISPDGRWLAYVSDEGGQPSVFVRPFPGGDGRWQISTPLGDEPRWGRDSRELFYRADGVIYRVPVETARGFSAGRPERFVDRVAKGIVPYTYSIAGDGTRILTFRTPKEGGSVRTIYFDAGFAARIGALAGERK
- a CDS encoding phosphatase PAP2 family protein; translated protein: MLQKSIRAIESLTLVAVLLVLSVAAADAKPKSTTLAGHSAEARFKHSLPRLRYWNQVAVDASGIDHMPGQAGEQLGPGRASRAMAIVHIAIFDAVNAIAGAFEPYGDVPRAKPGASMDAAIATAAHDALIGVFPAQTSRLDDLYDADMKGVRAEGGRPVADGLAAGHRAAAEILARRTGDGSETPEPIIGVSWTTSNDPGRWRMDPISLKPVALGAHWGDVKPFVLTSSDQFRVPPPPALDSAEYTAAYNEAKAIGGDGVVTPTIRTPEQTVIGTYWAYDGTPSLCAPPRLYNQITMKIAEQMHTDLVDLARLLALVNTSMADAGISVWESKYYYDFWRPVTGIRESDPGTGPTGLGDGNADTIGDPTYVPLCAPASNLAGPNFTPPFPAYPSGHAGFGGALFETLRNFYGTDAIPFSFVSDEFNGVTTDNAGNVRPIISRSFSTLSQAEDENGQSRIYLGIHWRFDKVEGIHQGNMVADYVFDHAFLPVAAGSAKAKHK
- the guaA gene encoding glutamine-hydrolyzing GMP synthase gives rise to the protein MHRRGIAVLDFGGQYAHLIATKVRSRGVHAEIREPDDPVDTFRGYRGIILSGSPSLSAHDEDSGWSRGVLDLGIPILGFCFGHQEIAKHGGGSVEHTRREYGAATLHVTQGSPLFDGLKREEVVWMSHGDTVTRLAGGFEEIGYSTGGAARSHDHRNAAIANEALRQYGLQFHPEVDDTPCGARILENFAVTICGAARDWAVGDQVKERAAALRREVGDRAVLLLASGGVDSTVCAKLFERAISASKLRLLHIDNGLMRKDESAGVVAALKSLGLGPSLTHVDASAEFLGAIEGLDDPEKKRKAIGDTFVKVFEREAGKLGLGDVLLGQGTIYPDTIETGGTKRADVIKTHHNRVPIIQEMMRAGKVVEPLKDLYKVEVRELGRALGLDPASVDRHPFPGPGLGIRVAAAREVPGDYDEPGLRKGIDEVLRGTGLSGLPLPVRSVGVKADLRSYEHPVMLTGPFPGWDRLTAVATSLAKTVHGLNRCLFELSGRAPKTARLVPATVTRRRLDLLREIDAIVMGALERHDLMREVWQCPTVLVPVSLDGRGQELVVIRPVHSERAMTARPAWVGEACAAEITKAILAFEPVGAVAIDATTKPPATIEWE
- a CDS encoding DUF2974 domain-containing protein — its product is MSRWAAALLLLASAAPASARGGDSCKWVESESGDFWCNERYLYPDPNADTDALRRLEVARRGYLYALAAALVMQKPEEVCHRFAAPARLVEVRPRPDSALSGFEATTFEVRSRVDPNDVEEVVVAFAGTDELRDWAADLGMSDRQYDEASSYTSAVAKAHPGKRLVVTGYSLGGALALHVLNDERTSPLIAECWALNPSPLTHAAVRFDSRIWLASSQRDILKFVRLNHLGAPEAQSATGYDLVPTRHLDAHLHWVLLRNILWEADLALQDPGDRTRSTEPLEILNKSTFAACRRTGK